In Pajaroellobacter abortibovis, the following are encoded in one genomic region:
- a CDS encoding methionine ABC transporter permease, with translation MSPDIIHLVANALLETILMVVGGGLIGMLFGIPLGILLFTTRPSGAWPHKYISMVLGAVVNAGRSCPFLILMVAILPLTRFLTGSSIGTAAAIVPLGISAIPFVGRIVEGALTETAPGLIEAALSMGASPSQVVFKVLLPESLPRISHGITVMLVSLVGSSAMAGALGGGGLGDLAIRYGYQRFNTPLMIITVIILICFVQLIQIVGDWTSHTLDHRG, from the coding sequence ATGTCTCCTGATATCATCCACCTTGTAGCGAATGCCCTCTTGGAAACTATCTTGATGGTAGTCGGGGGAGGGCTGATCGGTATGTTATTTGGTATCCCACTAGGAATCCTCCTCTTCACCACACGACCTTCAGGAGCATGGCCGCATAAGTATATTTCAATGGTTCTCGGAGCAGTGGTCAATGCAGGCCGCTCCTGCCCTTTCCTGATCCTCATGGTCGCTATCCTCCCGCTCACACGCTTCCTGACCGGAAGTTCCATTGGGACAGCAGCTGCTATCGTCCCGTTGGGGATCAGCGCTATCCCTTTTGTCGGACGAATCGTAGAAGGAGCGTTGACAGAAACTGCCCCTGGACTGATTGAAGCAGCCCTGTCCATGGGAGCCTCCCCCTCTCAAGTAGTGTTCAAAGTACTTTTGCCTGAAAGCCTCCCACGGATTTCCCATGGCATCACGGTTATGTTGGTGAGCCTTGTAGGATCCTCTGCTATGGCAGGCGCATTGGGGGGAGGGGGCCTTGGGGATCTCGCCATACGGTATGGATACCAGCGATTCAATACGCCGCTCATGATCATTACAGTAATCATTCTCATCTGCTTCGTGCAGTTGATCCAGATCGTTGGGGACTGGACCTCCCACACACTCGATCATCGAGGATGA
- a CDS encoding mandelate racemase/muconate lactonizing enzyme family protein — MIHINTSHLFYYKEPFPEVLPHWRWGWKVREGVVLVLLDDSGRMGIGEAAPLPGYSPDTLESCLACLRTIQQTHLYPLEEEGRSHELSFRLNAWIATLGISPQREPSALFALETALLDLVGQARGESIAFVLGGGGYDKVELSGVLDLAEPLELWEQNKEWLDNQGIRTLKVKVGHQCLSLERELERLEERLCQMRGQRTLRLDANGAWSPAEAILRLSSYSRFCPQFVEEPTKGLGLMELGPCSVPWAADESLVDPSLQPLLLQDGNCSVWVLKPALVGGLLMARALAEKAHQFGVEVVVTHCVDGPVALTAASQLALSLNRPPLACGLAKHKRLGIWKEREIAGFQQPGWITHTHRPGLGWSVEEKEAFLNHMVRLA; from the coding sequence GTGATTCACATTAACACATCTCACCTTTTTTATTATAAGGAACCTTTTCCAGAGGTTCTACCCCATTGGCGTTGGGGGTGGAAAGTGCGCGAAGGGGTTGTTCTTGTACTGCTGGATGATTCTGGAAGGATGGGAATAGGTGAGGCAGCCCCCCTTCCTGGTTATTCACCGGATACATTAGAGAGCTGTCTTGCCTGCTTGCGTACGATCCAGCAGACTCACCTCTATCCACTTGAGGAAGAAGGGAGATCGCATGAGCTCTCTTTCCGCTTGAACGCTTGGATAGCAACGCTCGGGATTTCTCCTCAAAGGGAACCATCTGCTTTGTTCGCTTTAGAAACAGCTTTACTAGATTTGGTGGGGCAAGCTCGGGGGGAGTCGATCGCCTTTGTGTTGGGAGGAGGGGGATATGATAAGGTAGAACTGAGCGGTGTTCTCGACTTAGCTGAGCCATTGGAGCTATGGGAGCAAAACAAGGAATGGTTAGATAACCAAGGGATCAGGACTCTCAAGGTGAAAGTCGGGCATCAATGCTTATCTCTTGAGCGAGAGCTGGAACGATTGGAGGAGAGGCTATGTCAGATGAGAGGACAGAGGACGCTTCGATTGGATGCAAATGGTGCGTGGTCCCCTGCAGAGGCTATCTTGCGTCTCTCAAGTTATAGCCGCTTTTGTCCTCAATTTGTCGAAGAGCCTACGAAGGGTTTGGGATTGATGGAGCTGGGGCCCTGTTCTGTCCCTTGGGCTGCAGATGAGTCTCTGGTCGATCCTTCCTTGCAGCCTCTTCTTCTGCAAGATGGCAACTGTAGTGTTTGGGTACTCAAGCCTGCTCTGGTGGGGGGGCTGTTAATGGCTCGTGCGCTCGCTGAAAAAGCTCATCAGTTTGGGGTTGAAGTTGTCGTTACTCATTGTGTGGATGGGCCGGTTGCGCTGACAGCAGCCAGTCAGCTCGCGCTTTCTTTGAACCGCCCTCCTCTTGCTTGTGGTCTTGCTAAGCACAAGAGGCTTGGGATTTGGAAAGAAAGAGAAATCGCGGGATTTCAGCAGCCAGGTTGGATAACACATACGCATCGACCAGGCCTTGGCTGGTCTGTCGAGGAAAAGGAAGCCTTTTTAAATCATATGGTTCGGCTTGCATAA
- a CDS encoding MetQ/NlpA family ABC transporter substrate-binding protein, whose translation MRLWPLSIFLLSLIPAWTGCRKMGCLSRQEDSALKVGVMEGPETEVMEIVQQIARTQHQLEIKIVPFTDYTLPNAALADQSIDVNIFQHEPYLQEAITALHYPITAVAKTFIYPMGIYSRKISHLPELHPNATVAIPNDPSNSARALLLLQKAGLVRLKGDLSLRVTLTDILENPFHLRIRELDTATLPRVLEDSTLVVINTNYAILANLYPTQDALFIEDKESPYANLIVVRTDRQTDPRIALLIQSFHSPEVVQAAERIFAGLAIPAW comes from the coding sequence ATGCGATTATGGCCCCTTTCTATTTTCCTTCTTTCCCTGATCCCAGCATGGACAGGTTGTCGCAAAATGGGGTGCCTTTCTCGTCAAGAAGACTCGGCTTTAAAGGTAGGGGTCATGGAAGGTCCTGAAACTGAAGTCATGGAGATTGTCCAGCAGATCGCACGCACACAGCATCAGCTCGAAATTAAGATCGTCCCGTTTACCGACTATACTCTCCCGAACGCCGCGCTTGCAGATCAAAGCATCGATGTGAATATTTTCCAACACGAGCCCTACCTCCAAGAAGCCATTACAGCCCTGCACTATCCCATCACTGCGGTCGCCAAAACATTCATCTATCCCATGGGCATCTATTCCCGCAAGATCTCCCACCTGCCTGAACTTCACCCAAACGCAACCGTCGCGATTCCCAATGATCCAAGCAATAGCGCACGAGCTCTTCTTCTCTTGCAAAAGGCAGGACTGGTCCGACTAAAAGGGGACTTGTCCCTTCGGGTAACCCTGACTGACATCCTCGAGAATCCCTTCCATCTGCGCATCCGAGAGCTAGACACCGCAACTTTACCTCGCGTGCTCGAAGACAGCACCTTGGTTGTCATTAATACCAACTATGCGATTCTCGCAAACCTCTATCCGACACAAGATGCACTGTTCATCGAAGATAAAGAATCCCCCTATGCGAACCTCATCGTGGTACGGACAGATCGTCAGACAGATCCCCGCATCGCTCTTCTGATCCAGAGCTTCCACTCCCCCGAAGTAGTCCAAGCCGCTGAACGGATCTTTGCAGGTCTAGCTATCCCAGCCTGGTAA
- a CDS encoding acyl-CoA desaturase has protein sequence MRNSSFLHSVSLISCLPFVLVHLIAIVGVWYLGWSWAGLGFAIALYVVRMFGVTAGYHRYFSHRAFRTSRTFQFVLALLAMISSQKGVLWWASHHRTHHKNSDKPGDIHSVLLDGFVWSHVGWILSPKYEETSNFTIPDLMKYPELRWLNRYWAIPPAAFGVTLFLLGGWWALLWGFFVSTTLLWHGTFCINSLTHVIGKKRYQTADNSRNSWILAIITLGEGWHNNHHYYQRSVRQGFFWWEIDICYYVLKGLEAIGLIWDLHTVPAHIRSRNLVSQPVPASSLSSKGVSSLSEQPAIATKLDLT, from the coding sequence ATGCGAAATTCTTCTTTCCTCCATTCTGTTTCTCTTATTAGTTGTCTTCCTTTTGTCCTTGTGCACCTGATCGCTATTGTTGGTGTTTGGTACCTAGGCTGGTCTTGGGCCGGGTTAGGATTTGCGATTGCGCTTTATGTCGTACGGATGTTTGGAGTGACAGCTGGGTATCATCGCTATTTTTCTCACCGAGCCTTTCGGACTAGCCGGACCTTTCAATTTGTCCTCGCTCTTCTCGCGATGATCAGCTCTCAAAAAGGGGTTTTGTGGTGGGCTTCCCATCATCGAACCCATCATAAAAATTCCGATAAGCCAGGAGATATTCATTCTGTCCTGTTGGATGGGTTTGTTTGGAGTCATGTAGGCTGGATCCTGTCTCCCAAGTACGAGGAAACTTCCAACTTCACAATCCCTGACCTCATGAAGTATCCGGAATTGCGTTGGCTCAATCGCTATTGGGCTATCCCGCCTGCCGCTTTTGGGGTTACCTTGTTCTTGTTGGGGGGCTGGTGGGCTCTTCTTTGGGGTTTTTTTGTTTCTACAACACTCTTGTGGCACGGTACTTTTTGTATCAATTCGCTGACTCATGTCATTGGAAAGAAGCGCTACCAGACTGCAGATAACAGTCGCAATAGTTGGATTCTGGCGATCATCACGTTGGGAGAAGGGTGGCATAACAACCATCACTATTACCAACGTTCTGTTCGACAGGGATTCTTTTGGTGGGAAATCGATATCTGTTACTATGTGCTAAAGGGTCTTGAGGCGATAGGATTGATCTGGGATTTACATACAGTGCCTGCCCATATTCGCAGTCGTAACTTGGTTAGCCAGCCTGTTCCTGCCTCTTCTCTATCTTCAAAAGGCGTGAGTAGTCTGAGCGAGCAACCTGCTATTGCCACTAAGTTAGATCTCACTTAG
- a CDS encoding methionine ABC transporter ATP-binding protein codes for MILLQHLVKAYKQAKSPVFAINNIQLTIPPSVIFGIVGYSGAGKSTLLRCINLLERPDSGSVQFDGQELTHMNPIQLREVRYKIGMIFQHLNLFSRRTAYNNVALPLEFLNCPKKAIAERVTDVLELVGLSHKKDSYPHQLSGGEKQRVAIARALVSKPKVLLCDEATSALDPSTKSSILELLYTINQQLKVTIVLITHELEVVKNICHLLAVMEQGKIVEEGPPLDLFLRPKSDYSRHVFRAFSLANLPDSLRHQMIQEPTASSSAPILRLIYENQAGHHVLWDLIKSLHFPVNIVHTHTESMGDRSVCMTVVALPTLEQALPRALSLFTEHGLNPEILGYVS; via the coding sequence GTGATTCTACTTCAACATCTCGTTAAAGCCTACAAACAGGCAAAAAGTCCTGTGTTTGCTATTAACAATATTCAACTGACCATCCCGCCCAGCGTAATCTTTGGAATTGTAGGCTATAGCGGAGCAGGGAAAAGCACATTGCTGCGCTGTATTAATCTACTGGAACGTCCAGACAGTGGTAGTGTCCAATTCGATGGTCAAGAGCTTACACATATGAACCCCATCCAACTGCGTGAAGTTCGTTACAAAATAGGGATGATTTTCCAACATCTCAATTTGTTCTCGAGACGAACGGCCTACAACAATGTAGCCTTACCCCTAGAGTTCCTTAATTGCCCTAAAAAAGCCATTGCAGAACGAGTCACAGACGTACTTGAGCTGGTAGGTTTATCTCATAAAAAAGATAGCTATCCTCACCAACTGAGCGGAGGAGAAAAGCAACGGGTCGCTATCGCCCGCGCGCTGGTAAGTAAACCAAAAGTACTCCTGTGTGACGAGGCCACTTCAGCGCTCGATCCTTCCACTAAATCCTCTATCCTCGAATTGCTCTACACCATCAACCAGCAATTAAAGGTCACCATCGTACTGATTACTCACGAGCTTGAAGTCGTTAAAAACATCTGTCACCTTCTCGCTGTGATGGAACAGGGGAAGATCGTCGAAGAGGGCCCTCCTCTTGATCTCTTCCTCCGCCCCAAAAGTGACTACTCGCGGCACGTTTTTCGGGCCTTTTCCCTTGCCAATCTCCCCGATAGTTTACGCCACCAGATGATCCAAGAACCCACTGCCTCTTCAAGCGCTCCTATACTCCGTCTGATTTACGAAAATCAAGCAGGCCACCATGTCCTCTGGGATCTGATCAAGAGTCTTCATTTTCCTGTGAATATCGTCCACACTCACACGGAATCGATGGGGGATCGCAGCGTCTGCATGACGGTAGTTGCACTTCCTACTCTAGAACAAGCCCTTCCAAGGGCCCTATCTCTCTTCACGGAACACGGACTTAACCCAGAGATACTCGGCTATGTCTCCTGA
- the fmt gene encoding methionyl-tRNA formyltransferase, with the protein MFFGTPAFAVPSLQALCSVAEVLAVVCQPDKPAGRGRHLTIPAVKSFALELGLPVIQPTSIRTEGWMDWFESLQLDVALIVAYGKLLPKRILDAPRFGCVNVHASLLPKYRGAAPIPWSILKGEHVTGITLMKLDEGTDTGDIITSVSTPIGAEETAGELTQRLALVGADAVRRDLPSYLAGHLPLHPQCHEEATLSPPLRKEQGAIQWESAATSIHQHVRAFNPWPGAYTFLQGRRIKIHAVRPLIPMSPIQEPPGTVILADKSHLIVACGNHGAVEILTIQSDGGKPMQGTAFVRGRGTQTGDIFYS; encoded by the coding sequence ATCTTCTTCGGAACCCCTGCGTTCGCGGTCCCCTCTTTGCAAGCACTCTGCTCCGTTGCGGAAGTGCTAGCAGTTGTCTGCCAACCTGACAAACCAGCTGGTCGCGGAAGACACCTCACCATACCTGCTGTAAAGTCCTTTGCCCTCGAGCTAGGATTACCTGTCATCCAACCGACTTCTATCCGGACGGAAGGCTGGATGGACTGGTTCGAAAGCCTCCAGCTCGATGTCGCTCTCATCGTTGCTTACGGAAAACTGCTTCCCAAAAGAATCTTGGACGCACCTCGTTTCGGATGCGTCAACGTGCACGCCTCTCTTCTCCCCAAATACCGAGGAGCTGCACCGATCCCGTGGTCCATCCTGAAAGGGGAACATGTCACAGGAATCACCCTGATGAAATTAGACGAAGGAACTGACACAGGGGACATTATTACCAGCGTCTCCACTCCAATCGGCGCTGAAGAGACAGCTGGAGAACTGACACAGCGCCTAGCCCTCGTGGGTGCAGATGCTGTTAGACGAGATCTCCCTTCCTACTTAGCCGGCCACCTTCCTCTGCACCCGCAATGCCATGAAGAAGCCACCCTCTCCCCTCCCCTCCGAAAAGAGCAAGGGGCGATCCAATGGGAAAGTGCAGCCACTTCCATTCACCAACACGTACGCGCGTTTAACCCATGGCCGGGGGCCTACACCTTCCTGCAAGGTAGACGGATCAAAATTCATGCAGTCCGTCCATTGATCCCCATGTCCCCCATCCAGGAACCCCCTGGCACTGTTATCCTTGCAGACAAATCACACCTCATCGTGGCTTGTGGAAACCACGGCGCAGTTGAAATCCTCACAATCCAATCCGACGGCGGAAAACCAATGCAAGGAACAGCATTCGTCAGAGGGCGAGGAACACAAACGGGGGACATCTTCTATTCTTAA
- a CDS encoding trypsin-like serine protease — MKWYVPLCLGLINCSFQAGEENVSAQVSSQPIAGGKNVLHQPTVCLRRLGLTSNHTCTGTLIGPEAVLTARHCVAEISAGSFACFRGRKYGTGGTYGKDYDPSTIVVGVGIANLRRAARGVRIYYPESNNVCEGADLAILETDQSLDNLVQIALPCYILMQEGQQYLVEIHGWGVNESGKLPSQLQKIRTNAHFESPLLHVGYGLCDGDSGGPAYYRGKGGCVIGVTSFGIDTENYVQPRLNFLAPVPLHKQFIQDTLEAIAKHQSSNCILLPQPGHPGFSSGPNGRGNGEVPEEHTSEGDQSGEVEGGPNSNGSSDSIEGGRPYPVSHGRTHPVSPSIGRNHGKGESPLNDQDDIEDIVGAPSSDPNAINGVSDPNPRTTMPVGAGCSMTCGSLSTSAGTSFLSLVAVVGSWVWRKSFRSRSDRETV, encoded by the coding sequence ATGAAATGGTATGTTCCTTTATGCTTAGGCTTGATTAATTGTTCTTTTCAGGCTGGAGAGGAGAATGTCTCCGCGCAAGTTTCATCTCAGCCTATAGCAGGTGGGAAAAATGTACTACATCAACCTACGGTTTGTCTTCGGCGTCTAGGCCTCACCTCAAACCATACCTGTACAGGTACACTTATTGGCCCTGAAGCGGTTTTGACGGCTCGCCATTGTGTTGCAGAGATATCAGCAGGTAGCTTTGCATGTTTTCGAGGTAGGAAGTATGGAACAGGCGGTACTTATGGAAAGGATTATGACCCCTCTACAATTGTTGTCGGTGTAGGGATTGCGAATCTACGTCGTGCAGCACGTGGAGTGCGCATTTATTATCCTGAGAGCAACAATGTGTGTGAGGGTGCAGACCTTGCTATTCTTGAAACAGATCAGTCGTTAGACAATTTGGTTCAAATCGCCCTTCCTTGTTATATTTTGATGCAGGAGGGGCAGCAGTATCTAGTTGAGATTCATGGGTGGGGTGTTAATGAGAGTGGAAAGTTGCCTTCCCAGTTACAGAAGATTAGAACAAACGCTCACTTTGAAAGTCCTTTACTTCATGTAGGATACGGGTTGTGTGATGGTGATAGCGGTGGCCCAGCGTATTACAGAGGAAAAGGAGGGTGTGTGATAGGGGTTACTTCCTTTGGCATAGACACAGAAAATTATGTTCAACCTCGGCTTAATTTTCTCGCTCCTGTTCCGCTGCACAAACAGTTTATTCAAGATACGCTGGAGGCAATTGCAAAGCATCAGTCATCTAATTGCATTTTGCTGCCTCAACCTGGTCATCCTGGATTTTCCTCTGGTCCAAATGGCCGAGGGAATGGGGAGGTACCTGAGGAGCATACATCAGAGGGGGATCAATCTGGTGAAGTCGAGGGTGGTCCCAATTCCAATGGGAGCTCTGATTCGATCGAGGGTGGGAGGCCTTATCCTGTGAGCCATGGAAGAACTCATCCTGTGAGCCCTAGTATAGGAAGAAACCATGGAAAAGGGGAAAGTCCTTTGAATGATCAGGATGACATCGAAGACATCGTAGGAGCACCTTCCTCCGATCCGAATGCAATCAATGGGGTATCAGATCCTAATCCGCGAACGACTATGCCTGTGGGGGCTGGATGCTCGATGACCTGCGGAAGCTTGTCTACAAGCGCAGGGACTAGCTTCTTGTCTCTTGTAGCTGTGGTGGGCAGTTGGGTGTGGAGGAAGTCATTTCGTTCGAGAAGTGATCGGGAGACTGTGTAG
- a CDS encoding anaerobic C4-dicarboxylate transporter family protein yields MKPEDMRESTVFMSVMEAVVSIFGITWTGDIFFHGCLDQLKGLIKLS; encoded by the coding sequence ATGAAACCCGAGGACATGAGAGAAAGTACGGTGTTTATGTCAGTGATGGAAGCAGTTGTGTCCATCTTCGGGATCACCTGGACGGGAGATATCTTCTTTCATGGGTGTCTCGACCAATTGAAGGGGCTCATCAAGCTATCGTAA